From the genome of Hyalangium ruber, one region includes:
- a CDS encoding metallophosphoesterase family protein → MNERRDLAYRSAAFFGAWLALAAGSASAATLSRGPYLQSVTSTSALVAFRLDTACSAQVRYGAGGDLSLTVTAGLTGRQHAVQLAGLQPGTEYSYAIEGCGASVGPLRRFRTATEPQAREVRFAVLGDFGTGGSAQRAVVRTLQTARPELIVTVGDNIYESGTDAEFESNFLRPMAALLAEVPIFPSMGNHEYVTNQGQPYLNNLYLPANNPRGTERYYSFDWGNVHFVALDSNCLRGSASADRCIASEQLAWLKQDLAASRAQWKVVYLHHPLWSTGEYGSYMPLRQQLAPVLESGGVDLVFAGHEHDYERTRPMLGDAEAPLESAAGITYVVVGSGGANLRPFTRAQPSWSVTRDAENNGFLEVSVQAERLSARMVTPSGKVVDSFALSKPVPPEVPLELTVAAEPSRGVAPLEVLLGAAANPSDAQVSWRLSDGRVLSGAQVRERFEQPGTHEVEVEARRGSQVVTRRLAVVVDAAGEVGEGPSNPAEGKPGTPPPSPEASVPGAEHPAPALPEEPLSGGGTGGCNTTGSSVMLGALSGLLAALLGFCSRRRR, encoded by the coding sequence ATGAATGAACGACGTGACCTTGCCTACCGGAGCGCCGCATTCTTCGGAGCGTGGCTGGCACTGGCTGCGGGAAGTGCCAGCGCGGCGACTCTCAGTCGTGGCCCGTATCTCCAGTCCGTCACGTCAACAAGCGCCCTCGTCGCCTTCCGTCTCGACACCGCATGCTCGGCGCAGGTGCGCTATGGAGCAGGCGGCGACCTGTCGCTCACCGTGACCGCGGGCTTGACTGGCCGCCAGCACGCCGTACAGCTCGCCGGCCTTCAGCCAGGGACGGAATACAGCTATGCCATTGAGGGATGTGGCGCCTCTGTGGGTCCGCTTCGGCGGTTCCGCACTGCCACGGAGCCTCAGGCGCGCGAGGTCCGCTTCGCCGTCCTTGGGGACTTCGGCACGGGCGGCTCGGCTCAGAGAGCCGTGGTGAGGACGCTTCAGACAGCGCGCCCCGAGCTCATCGTCACCGTTGGGGACAACATCTACGAGTCCGGCACTGACGCCGAGTTCGAGTCGAACTTCCTGCGGCCCATGGCGGCGCTGCTGGCCGAGGTTCCCATCTTCCCCAGCATGGGCAACCACGAGTACGTAACGAACCAGGGCCAGCCCTACCTGAACAACCTCTACCTTCCAGCGAACAACCCCCGGGGCACCGAGCGCTACTACTCCTTTGATTGGGGGAACGTGCACTTCGTGGCCCTGGACTCCAACTGCCTGCGCGGTAGCGCCTCGGCGGACCGGTGCATCGCCAGTGAGCAGCTCGCGTGGCTCAAGCAGGATCTGGCCGCCAGCCGCGCGCAATGGAAGGTCGTCTACCTCCACCACCCGCTCTGGTCGACGGGAGAGTACGGATCCTACATGCCGCTGCGTCAGCAACTCGCTCCTGTCCTCGAGTCCGGCGGGGTCGATCTCGTCTTCGCTGGACACGAGCACGATTACGAGCGCACTCGGCCCATGCTGGGAGATGCCGAAGCTCCATTGGAAAGCGCGGCGGGCATCACCTACGTCGTGGTGGGGAGTGGCGGAGCGAACCTGCGCCCCTTCACCCGGGCGCAGCCTTCCTGGAGCGTCACTCGGGACGCCGAGAACAACGGCTTCCTGGAGGTGAGCGTCCAGGCAGAGCGGCTGAGTGCCCGAATGGTGACGCCCTCGGGCAAGGTGGTGGATAGCTTCGCCCTCTCAAAGCCAGTGCCGCCCGAGGTGCCCCTGGAGCTGACTGTGGCGGCGGAGCCTTCGCGCGGAGTGGCTCCGCTGGAGGTGCTCCTGGGGGCCGCGGCGAATCCTTCCGATGCGCAGGTGTCGTGGAGGCTGAGCGACGGCAGGGTCCTCTCCGGGGCGCAGGTTCGCGAGCGCTTCGAGCAGCCGGGGACCCATGAAGTGGAAGTGGAGGCACGACGGGGCAGCCAGGTGGTGACCCGGCGTCTTGCGGTGGTTGTGGACGCCGCTGGAGAGGTGGGCGAAGGCCCCAGTAACCCGGCGGAGGGGAAGCCTGGAACTCCACCCCCCTCGCCTGAGGCTTCCGTGCCGGGTGCCGAACACCCGGCTCCCGCGCTCCCGGAGGAGCCACTTTCAGGTGGCGGGACGGGCGGGTGCAACACGACAGGCTCCTCGGTGATGCTCGGTGCCCTCTCTGGTCTACTCGCTGCGCTTCTCGGCTTCTGCTCGCGCCGCCGGAGGTGA
- a CDS encoding heavy metal translocating P-type ATPase has translation MSQRARVELSLLLPEAPDARDACVSRLEALLLREKGITRTHLPEEAATRALCIHYDPGLVTLAQVERLAITAGATVSRQFGHILLALRAVDSEDAAPRIERALSSLAGVLAVEVNLAAQFARIEFNRNQTSRESLEAALRELGYASAPAPAAAGAPEEARGGWYARNTELAWSLMGGLLLAVAWAGQRWLELPRGVALPLYAASYALGGWDLVRHWVGAVRKGRLSFDIDLLMLLAAIGAAALGDWAEGAFLLFLFSLAHALEHYALGRARNAIRALSSLTPATARVLRGSTSSEVPVEAVAAGEVVLVRPAERIPVDGLVQSGRSTVNQAPITGESVPVEKVVGSEVFAGTVNGEGALEVKTTRAVGDRTLDRVVKLVEEAQTQKAPTQRFTDRFERIFVPAVLVADVALILVPPLIGAWNWSTSFYRGMALLVAASPCALALGTPAAVLAGIAQAARRGVLIKGGAHLENLGRLRALAFDKTGTLTEGRPEVTDLAAAEGVTEAGLLRVAAAVERLSQHPLATAVVRSAEARNMELPAAGELMSLTARGVRSSVEGRMVEIGNLRLWEEAGVPVPAAIRGQVERLQALSRSVMVVRHGEVWLGSIGMADRLRPGAPEVLKRLRAVGLQRLVMLTGDNRGVAEQVGAEAGVDEVRAELLPEDKVTVMKQLLAAHGQVAMVGDGVNDAPALAHATVGIAMGAAGTAVALETADVALMADDLGTLPFAVGLSRQASAIIRQNLLLSLAVIVLLVLASTTGFFGIGAAVLVHEGSSLVVIANALRLLTYEEGTAGRASPPAARAEAEKRSE, from the coding sequence GTGAGCCAGCGCGCACGCGTCGAGCTGTCCCTGCTCCTGCCTGAAGCTCCCGACGCCCGGGATGCGTGTGTAAGCCGCCTGGAGGCGCTGCTGCTCCGGGAGAAGGGCATCACCCGCACCCACCTTCCCGAGGAGGCAGCCACTCGGGCCCTCTGTATCCACTATGATCCGGGGCTCGTCACCCTGGCGCAGGTCGAGCGGCTGGCCATCACGGCCGGCGCGACTGTCAGCCGCCAGTTCGGCCACATCCTCCTCGCCTTACGAGCGGTGGACAGTGAGGATGCCGCGCCCCGTATTGAGAGGGCGCTGTCCAGTCTGGCGGGAGTGCTCGCGGTCGAGGTGAACCTCGCCGCGCAGTTCGCTCGGATCGAGTTCAACCGGAACCAGACGAGCAGAGAATCGCTCGAAGCAGCGCTGCGCGAGCTGGGCTATGCCTCAGCGCCCGCTCCCGCCGCTGCAGGAGCCCCCGAGGAGGCGCGCGGCGGCTGGTATGCCCGTAACACGGAGCTTGCCTGGAGCCTTATGGGCGGGCTGTTGCTCGCCGTGGCCTGGGCTGGCCAGCGCTGGCTGGAGCTGCCCCGCGGGGTGGCCCTGCCTCTCTATGCCGCCTCCTATGCGTTGGGCGGATGGGATCTGGTCCGGCATTGGGTGGGGGCCGTGCGCAAGGGCCGCCTCTCGTTCGACATCGATCTGCTGATGCTGCTGGCCGCCATTGGCGCGGCGGCGCTGGGCGACTGGGCCGAGGGAGCCTTCCTGCTCTTCCTGTTCTCACTGGCGCACGCGCTCGAGCACTACGCCCTGGGGCGGGCCCGCAACGCCATCCGAGCGCTCTCCTCGCTGACCCCGGCAACGGCCCGGGTGCTGCGGGGAAGCACCTCCTCAGAGGTGCCCGTGGAGGCGGTGGCGGCCGGCGAGGTGGTGCTGGTCCGCCCAGCCGAGCGCATCCCCGTGGACGGGCTGGTGCAATCGGGCCGCTCCACCGTGAACCAAGCGCCCATCACCGGCGAGTCCGTGCCCGTGGAGAAGGTCGTGGGCAGCGAGGTGTTCGCGGGGACGGTCAACGGCGAGGGGGCGCTGGAGGTGAAGACGACCCGCGCCGTGGGAGATCGCACGCTGGACCGGGTGGTGAAGCTCGTCGAGGAGGCGCAGACGCAGAAGGCCCCCACTCAGCGCTTCACGGATCGCTTCGAGCGCATCTTCGTCCCGGCGGTTCTCGTGGCGGACGTGGCGCTCATCCTCGTGCCACCGCTGATCGGCGCCTGGAATTGGAGTACGAGCTTCTACCGGGGCATGGCCTTGCTGGTGGCGGCCTCCCCGTGCGCACTCGCCCTGGGCACTCCCGCCGCGGTCCTCGCGGGCATCGCTCAGGCGGCGCGCCGGGGGGTGCTCATCAAGGGCGGAGCACACCTGGAGAACCTGGGCCGCCTGCGCGCGCTCGCCTTCGACAAGACGGGGACGCTGACGGAGGGCCGCCCAGAGGTGACGGACCTGGCTGCCGCTGAGGGTGTGACCGAAGCCGGGCTGCTGCGCGTGGCCGCCGCCGTGGAGCGCCTCTCTCAGCACCCGCTCGCCACCGCCGTGGTGCGCAGCGCCGAGGCCCGGAACATGGAGCTGCCCGCTGCGGGTGAGCTCATGAGCCTCACCGCGCGAGGCGTGCGCTCCTCGGTCGAGGGACGAATGGTGGAGATTGGCAACCTGCGCTTGTGGGAGGAGGCCGGCGTCCCGGTGCCCGCCGCCATTCGAGGGCAGGTGGAGCGCCTTCAGGCGCTGAGCCGCAGCGTGATGGTGGTACGCCACGGCGAGGTGTGGCTGGGCAGCATCGGGATGGCGGATCGCCTGCGCCCAGGAGCGCCAGAGGTGCTGAAGCGGCTTAGAGCCGTGGGGCTTCAGCGGCTGGTGATGCTCACAGGCGACAACCGGGGCGTGGCCGAGCAGGTGGGCGCGGAGGCAGGGGTGGACGAAGTGCGCGCGGAGCTGCTGCCCGAGGACAAGGTGACGGTGATGAAGCAGCTGCTCGCCGCCCATGGCCAGGTGGCGATGGTGGGTGACGGGGTGAACGATGCGCCCGCGCTCGCCCATGCCACCGTCGGCATCGCCATGGGCGCGGCGGGTACCGCCGTGGCGCTCGAGACGGCGGATGTCGCGCTGATGGCGGACGACCTCGGCACCCTCCCCTTCGCGGTGGGGCTCTCGCGCCAGGCCAGCGCCATCATCCGCCAGAACCTCTTGCTCTCTCTGGCCGTGATCGTCCTGCTGGTGCTCGCGTCCACGACCGGCTTCTTCGGCATCGGGGCCGCCGTGCTGGTGCACGAGGGCAGCTCGCTGGTAGTCATCGCCAACGCGCTGCGGCTGCTGACCTATGAGGAAGGCACGGCGGGGCGCGCCTCACCTCCGGCGGCGCGAGCAGAAGCCGAGAAGCGCAGCGAGTAG
- a CDS encoding P-II family nitrogen regulator produces the protein MKEIKAIIQPFKVSAVTDALEAIPGVGGITVMDVRGFGHQRGRNGMEVHAHGSVNYLPKVMLLLVVPDAVVAPVLAAIQQHSHTGNVGDGKVFVSPVEQAVRLRTGESGEKAL, from the coding sequence ATGAAAGAGATCAAGGCCATCATCCAGCCCTTCAAGGTCAGCGCCGTGACCGATGCACTGGAGGCCATCCCAGGCGTGGGAGGTATCACCGTCATGGACGTGCGCGGCTTCGGCCATCAGCGCGGCCGCAACGGGATGGAGGTCCACGCGCATGGGTCGGTCAATTACCTGCCCAAGGTGATGTTGCTGCTCGTCGTTCCAGACGCGGTGGTGGCGCCGGTCCTCGCGGCCATCCAGCAGCACAGTCACACCGGTAACGTGGGCGATGGCAAGGTGTTCGTCTCCCCGGTTGAACAGGCCGTCCGGCTGCGCACCGGCGAGAGCGGCGAGAAGGCACTGTGA